A genomic region of Mobula hypostoma chromosome 16, sMobHyp1.1, whole genome shotgun sequence contains the following coding sequences:
- the kcnv2a gene encoding potassium voltage-gated channel subfamily V member 2 — protein sequence MIELKKRRQSLFANYKPGQSLNAVQQQRSDLVLVKKKAMKRWRSMQVLGPDIYEIKYDEETDSDEELPTVPQYKAGSPFKDYKLNINVGGKIFQINYRAAARFPKTRIGKLATYTNPTRKLDLCDDYSVKDNEYFFDRDPAIFRHIFNFYRTGVLWIKNELCPRNFLEEIHYWGIRIKNSNRCCRISFEERQDELNEQLKVQRELQAELEVEEDEEHFRDLMYGHQRRVIWNLVEKPFSSVIAKLMAVASSMFVLISIVAMALNTVEEMQYKSPAGQLSGHTYMEHVETICIVFFTIEYLLRIISTPDIEKFAQSALNAVDLIAILPFYLQIILECFEDEDYGRHDQDIEKVGRVGKVGQVLRIMRLMRIFRILKLARHSTGLRAFGFTLKQCYQQVGCLFLFIAMGIFSFSALVFSVEHDVPGTNFTSIPHAWWWAAVSISTVGYGDVCPETILGRTFAFGCIAFGIILNGMPISILYNKFSDYYSQLKSYEYTTSPKQRGKINFQARARRRIAECCGGVPHHHLPREQ from the exons ATGATAGAACTTAAAAAAAGACGTCAAAGTCTGTTTGCAAATTACAAGCCAGGACAGAGTTTAAATGCAGTTCAACAACAACGTAGTGATTTGGTATTGGTGAAAAAAAAGGCCATGAAACGATGGCGTTCCATGCAAGTACTTGGGCCCGATATCTATGAAATTAAATATGACGAAGAAACAGATTCTGATGAAGAGTTACCAACTGTCCCTCAGTACAAAGCAGGTTCTCCCTTTAAAGACTATAAGTTGAATATTAATGTAGGAGGCAAGATATTCCAAATCAACTACCGTGCTGCTGCTCGATTTCCCAAGACCAGAATTGGAAAACTGGCCACTTACACCAATCCCACAAGGAAATTGGATCTGTGTGATGACTACAGTGTAAAAGATAATGAATACTTCTTCGATCGAGATCCTGCAATCTTTCGTCACATCTTCAACTTTTACAGGACAGGAGTCCTGTGGATTAAAAACGAGCTTTGCCCCAGAAACTTCCTCGAAGAGATCCACTACTGGGGTATACGAATAAAAAACTCCAATAGGTGCTGCCGGATCTCGTTCGAGGAGAGGCAGGATGAGTTGAATGAGCAGCTAAAGGTGCAGCGAGAACTGCAAGCTGAACTTGAAGTGGAAGAAGATGAAGAGCATTTCAGAGACTTAATGTATGGTCACCAGAGAAGAGTAATCTGGAACCTGGTGGAAAAACCTTTCTCTTCAGTTATAGCCAAGCTGATGGCAGTTGCTTCCAGTATGTTTGTGCTAATCTCAATTGTAGCCATGGCCTTGAACACAGTTGAAGAAATGCAGTACAAGAGTCCTGCTGGCCAGCTAAGTGGCCATACCtacatggagcatgtggaaaccattTGCATCGTTTTCTTTACTATAGAGTACCTGCTAAGAATAATCTCCACGCCTGATATTGAGAAGTTTGCGCAAAGTGCTCTGAATGCTGTTGACCTCATTGCAATCCTTCCCTTCTACCTCCAGATCATCCTGGAATGTTTCGAGGATGAAGACTATGGGAGGCACGATCAGGATATTGAGAAGGTGGGCAGAGTGGGGAAAGTTGGCCAGGTGCTGAGGATAATGAGACTGATGAGAATTTTCCGCATTTTGAAGCTTGCCCGGCATTCCACTGGACTGAGGGCATTTGGTTTCACATTGAAGCAATGTTACCAGCAAGTTGGCTGTCTTTTCCTCTTTATAGCAATGGGCATATTTTCCTTTTCTGCTCTGGTTTTCTCTGTTGAACATGATGTACCAGGAACTAACTTCACATCCATACCCCATGCCTGGTGGTGGGCTGCA GTTAGCATTTCCACTGTAGGCTATGGAGACGTCTGTCCAGAAACAATCCTTGGGAGGACTTTCGCTTTCGGCTGCATTGCTTTTGGGATCATTTTAAATGGGATGCCAATCTCCATCCTGTATAATAAATTCTCAGACTACTACTCGCAACTCAAGAGCTATGAATATACAACTTCACCAAAGCAAAGAGGGAAAATTAACTTTCAAGCAAGAGCAAGAAGGAGGATTGCGGAGTGCTGTGGAGGGGTCCCTCATCACCACCTGCCCAGGGAGCAGTAA